The following are encoded together in the Streptomyces flavofungini genome:
- a CDS encoding MFS transporter — protein sequence MTNALTPAAPVRPSPLAFRVFLGGQSVSLIGDGLAILAIPLLVLEVSGSPYAAVLAAIPRTVGYLLVGLPAGALVDRLNPRNVMLTMDVVRFAVFLSLAVLAATSQLAVPVILALAFVAAGAGVFFETALTVAVRDLVEEERLVRTNSLLEAANQSAQIVGPGLVGVLSALWGLQVALLVNACTFAVSFVSVLHVLRGKGRVGRAPSPPLREALRGVRGDLVEGFRCLRSLRVVLVVTCLQASANLFLAVGYLLVFYLRDTLHLGASEASAVVAAGGIGGVLGTAVALRLGRRMRHETLIALSAACLGTTLASLGVATSLVPLLVLNLLLGGSTVTAVVLIRTLRQRLVPRALLGRVTATAKVAALAASPVGALAGGALTTLNHGNPRPVFLAAGLLSVLTTAAAWTLGLRTGSHSPSGTEQGPTAPGASASPATGTDGAVEAP from the coding sequence ATGACGAATGCCTTGACCCCAGCGGCGCCCGTCCGTCCTTCGCCCCTGGCGTTCCGCGTCTTCCTCGGCGGCCAGAGCGTCTCGCTCATCGGTGACGGCCTCGCGATCCTCGCGATTCCCCTGCTCGTCCTCGAGGTGAGCGGATCCCCGTACGCGGCCGTGCTCGCCGCCATCCCGCGGACCGTCGGCTACCTGCTGGTCGGCCTGCCCGCCGGCGCACTGGTGGACCGGCTGAACCCCCGCAACGTCATGCTGACCATGGACGTCGTACGGTTCGCGGTCTTCCTGTCCCTCGCCGTGCTCGCGGCCACCTCGCAGCTCGCCGTCCCGGTGATCCTCGCCCTCGCGTTCGTCGCGGCGGGGGCCGGCGTGTTCTTCGAGACCGCGCTGACCGTGGCGGTGCGGGACCTGGTCGAGGAGGAACGCCTGGTCCGTACGAACTCGCTCCTGGAGGCCGCGAACCAGAGCGCGCAGATCGTCGGCCCGGGGCTGGTCGGCGTGTTGTCGGCACTCTGGGGCCTCCAGGTCGCCCTCCTGGTCAACGCCTGCACCTTCGCGGTGTCCTTCGTTTCCGTCCTGCACGTACTGCGCGGCAAGGGCCGGGTGGGCCGGGCCCCCTCCCCGCCGCTGCGCGAGGCCCTGCGCGGGGTGCGGGGCGACCTGGTCGAGGGCTTCCGCTGTCTGCGGTCTCTGCGTGTCGTGCTCGTGGTGACCTGCTTGCAGGCAAGCGCCAATCTCTTCCTCGCCGTCGGCTACCTCCTGGTCTTCTACCTGCGCGACACGCTCCACCTCGGCGCCTCCGAGGCGAGTGCCGTCGTCGCGGCAGGCGGCATAGGCGGCGTGCTCGGCACCGCGGTGGCCCTCCGGCTCGGCCGCAGGATGCGGCACGAGACCCTCATCGCGCTCAGCGCGGCCTGTCTGGGGACCACACTCGCGTCCCTGGGGGTGGCGACCTCCCTGGTGCCGCTGCTGGTGCTGAATCTGCTGCTCGGGGGTTCCACGGTGACAGCGGTGGTACTCATCCGCACACTGCGCCAACGCCTGGTGCCAAGAGCCCTGTTGGGCCGGGTCACCGCCACGGCCAAGGTGGCCGCGCTGGCGGCGAGTCCGGTCGGAGCCCTCGCGGGCGGTGCGCTCACCACTCTCAATCACGGCAATCCCCGCCCGGTGTTCCTGGCAGCCGGTCTCCTCAGCGTCCTGACGACCGCTGCCGCCTGGACACTGGGCCTGCGGACCGGGTCACACTCTCCGTCCGGCACGGAACAGGGGCCCACCGCGCCCGGGGCGTCCGCCTCACCTGCAACGGGGACCGACGGGGCCGTCGAGGCGCCCTGA
- a CDS encoding helix-turn-helix transcriptional regulator — MLAALGLDTDTERVYRAMLDHCDDGIYALSQRLALPEDRLRNCLDRLHSLALVRPPAKADSAFRVLGPEQAMKLLLARQQAELAAHQERLETARVAAAQLVAECASAYRPLAGLHTEELTGAEEIRDRLARLASDVRHDIMTLAPGGAHSESDLEASRKPNATLLDRGVTVRTVYLDSIRNHQPTLRHVQWLHERGGHVRTAPSLPIRMIIADRTEAVLPLDPADASLGAVVLTGQGVITALCELFDSTWQAAKPLVPTVVRDTDGLTPQHREALRLLAQGMKDDAIAKRLGVSTRTARRFAAELMDALQARSRFEAGVHAVQNGWLPAYRT; from the coding sequence ATGCTGGCCGCACTCGGACTCGACACGGACACCGAACGCGTCTACCGCGCCATGCTGGACCATTGCGACGACGGGATATACGCACTGTCACAGCGACTCGCACTGCCGGAGGACCGGCTACGCAACTGCCTCGACCGGCTCCATTCCCTCGCACTCGTCCGACCGCCCGCCAAGGCCGACAGCGCCTTCCGGGTACTCGGCCCGGAACAGGCCATGAAGCTGCTGCTCGCCCGCCAGCAGGCCGAACTCGCCGCCCACCAGGAGCGTCTGGAGACCGCGAGGGTCGCAGCCGCGCAACTCGTCGCGGAGTGCGCCTCCGCGTACAGACCCTTAGCCGGCTTACACACCGAGGAACTGACCGGCGCGGAGGAGATACGCGACCGACTCGCCCGACTCGCCTCCGACGTCCGCCACGACATCATGACCCTCGCTCCGGGCGGCGCCCATTCGGAGAGCGACCTCGAAGCCAGCCGCAAGCCGAACGCGACCCTGCTGGACCGCGGTGTCACCGTACGGACCGTCTATCTCGACAGCATCCGCAATCACCAGCCCACGCTCCGGCACGTCCAGTGGCTCCACGAGCGCGGCGGCCACGTCCGCACCGCTCCCAGCCTGCCAATCCGCATGATCATCGCGGACCGGACCGAGGCCGTCCTCCCTCTGGACCCCGCGGACGCGAGCCTCGGTGCCGTGGTCCTCACGGGGCAGGGCGTCATCACGGCCCTGTGCGAGCTGTTCGACAGCACCTGGCAGGCCGCGAAACCCTTGGTGCCCACGGTGGTACGGGACACCGACGGCCTCACCCCACAGCACCGCGAGGCCCTCCGGCTGCTCGCCCAGGGGATGAAGGACGATGCGATCGCCAAGCGCCTCGGCGTCTCCACTCGCACCGCCCGCCGCTTCGCAGCCGAACTCATGGACGCACTCCAGGCACGCAGCCGCTTCGAGGCAGGCGTCCACGCGGTCCAGAACGGCTGGCTCCCCGCGTACCGCACCTGA
- a CDS encoding aminotransferase class V-fold PLP-dependent enzyme yields the protein MGLHTAYGLSRIINARGPYTPLGVSRSGDDVSAAVAESLSEFFVMDELQEAADRALARFTGAEAGTVVHCTASAITLAVAAAMTGESLDRVEALPDTTGMPGAVVLPTGHAVNYGHSIVQAVRLAGAVPVPVGTEAGFTLEDLETGLARQDVACLLLVSSRLVRGASAELADAVAVAHRRGVPVVVDGAAQDFRVGELLATGADLVAISGQKYLGSPTAGLVVGRAGPVAAVRAQERGIGRAMKASKEAVIGVLAALEARQELDMAVWRQQQADKVADFVERAGAVQGVTASSVPDPTGLPFARARLVVDPAVSAMDSAALDEALRAGSPSIWAMPGRRDAEGLLFELVPLTPDEIDAILARLAELMLR from the coding sequence ATGGGACTGCACACCGCATACGGACTCAGCCGCATCATCAACGCACGGGGGCCCTACACCCCCCTCGGCGTCTCACGCAGTGGGGACGACGTCAGCGCCGCGGTCGCCGAGTCGCTGTCGGAGTTCTTCGTGATGGACGAATTGCAGGAGGCGGCCGACCGGGCCCTCGCTCGGTTCACCGGGGCGGAGGCGGGGACCGTCGTGCACTGCACCGCGTCGGCGATCACTCTCGCGGTCGCCGCCGCGATGACCGGGGAGTCCCTGGATCGCGTCGAGGCGCTGCCGGACACGACCGGTATGCCCGGCGCAGTCGTTCTTCCGACGGGACACGCGGTCAATTACGGACACTCCATCGTGCAGGCTGTCCGGCTGGCGGGTGCGGTCCCGGTTCCCGTGGGGACGGAGGCCGGGTTCACGCTGGAGGATCTGGAGACGGGTCTCGCGCGACAGGACGTCGCGTGCCTGCTGCTGGTGTCGTCCCGTCTCGTGCGCGGGGCCAGTGCCGAGTTGGCCGACGCCGTGGCGGTCGCTCATCGTCGCGGGGTGCCCGTCGTCGTCGATGGCGCCGCGCAAGACTTCAGGGTCGGTGAACTGCTGGCCACCGGAGCGGACCTGGTGGCCATCAGCGGCCAGAAGTACCTGGGTTCCCCGACCGCGGGTCTGGTGGTGGGCCGGGCCGGTCCGGTGGCGGCGGTGCGGGCGCAGGAACGGGGTATCGGCCGTGCGATGAAGGCGAGCAAGGAGGCGGTGATCGGCGTCCTCGCCGCGCTCGAGGCGCGTCAGGAGCTGGATATGGCGGTGTGGCGGCAGCAGCAGGCGGACAAGGTGGCGGACTTCGTCGAGCGGGCGGGTGCCGTCCAGGGCGTCACCGCGTCGTCCGTCCCCGACCCGACCGGCCTGCCCTTCGCCCGCGCCCGGCTGGTGGTGGATCCCGCCGTGTCGGCCATGGACTCGGCCGCTCTGGACGAAGCGCTGCGAGCGGGGTCACCGTCGATCTGGGCCATGCCTGGCCGACGGGATGCGGAGGGGCTGCTGTTCGAACTCGTACCCCTCACGCCGGATGAGATCGACGCCATCCTTGCCCGCTTGGCTGAACTGATGTTGCGGTAA
- a CDS encoding IS3 family transposase (programmed frameshift) → MERPSAYPAELRERAVRMVAEVRPNYPTEWAAVKAVAAKLGIGAAEPVRTWVRKAEVDAGRRRGVTSDEAAEIKRLKAESAELRRVNEILKAASGFLRGRARPAVEALVAFIDAHRQVCGVEPICRVLTSHGLKIATSTYYAAKNRAPSTRTVRDAELKTQISRVHTDNFSVYGVRKVWRQLHREGIPVARCTVARLMRDLGLEGARRGKKIRTTVRDDGHDRAADLLQRDFTASRPNERWVADFTYVATWSGIVYVAFVVDVFSRAIVGWSAATGKRAKLVLDALDMALWRRDRAGTPAGPGLVHHSDAGSQYTSFAFTAHLLEAGIDASIGTVGDALDNALMESQLGLYKTELIKPRRPWHSLSDVELATAEWVDWFNNQRLHTAIGDIPPHEHETNHYAQHQPRPAAGVNA, encoded by the exons ATGGAACGTCCGTCCGCCTATCCTGCTGAGCTTCGTGAGCGCGCGGTGCGTATGGTCGCGGAGGTCCGCCCGAACTACCCGACCGAGTGGGCAGCGGTGAAGGCGGTTGCCGCGAAGCTCGGGATCGGTGCCGCTGAGCCGGTGCGGACCTGGGTCCGCAAAGCCGAAGTCGATGCCGGCCGGCGTCGGGGCGTGACGTCCGACGAGGCTGCAGAGATCAAGCGCCTGAAGGCGGAGAGCGCCGAACTGCGGCGGGTGAACGAGATCCTCAAGGCGGCCTCGG GCTTTCTTCGCGGCCGGGCTCGACCGGCCGTCGAAGCGCTCGTAGCGTTCATCGACGCACACCGCCAGGTGTGCGGAGTCGAGCCGATCTGCCGAGTCCTGACCAGCCACGGACTCAAGATCGCGACGAGCACCTACTACGCGGCGAAGAACCGCGCCCCCAGCACCCGGACAGTCCGCGACGCCGAGCTGAAGACGCAGATCAGCCGCGTCCACACGGACAACTTCAGCGTCTACGGCGTCCGGAAAGTCTGGCGGCAGCTGCATCGCGAGGGCATACCGGTGGCCCGCTGCACCGTCGCCCGGCTGATGCGCGACCTGGGCCTGGAGGGTGCCAGGCGAGGGAAGAAGATCCGCACCACCGTTCGGGACGACGGTCATGATCGGGCAGCTGACCTGCTGCAACGCGACTTCACGGCATCCCGGCCGAACGAAAGATGGGTCGCCGACTTCACCTACGTCGCCACGTGGTCCGGGATCGTCTACGTCGCGTTTGTCGTGGACGTGTTCTCCCGGGCAATCGTGGGCTGGTCCGCCGCCACCGGCAAGCGGGCCAAGCTCGTCCTCGACGCCCTCGACATGGCTCTGTGGCGCCGCGACCGCGCCGGAACTCCCGCTGGCCCGGGCCTGGTTCATCATTCGGATGCCGGCAGCCAATACACGTCTTTTGCGTTCACCGCGCACCTCCTCGAGGCCGGTATCGACGCCTCGATCGGCACAGTCGGCGACGCCCTGGACAACGCGCTCATGGAATCCCAGCTCGGCCTCTACAAGACCGAGCTGATCAAGCCCCGCAGGCCCTGGCATAGCCTTTCCGACGTCGAACTAGCCACCGCGGAATGGGTCGACTGGTTCAACAACCAGCGCCTCCACACCGCCATCGGCGACATCCCGCCCCACGAGCACGAGACCAACCACTACGCTCAACACCAGCCCCGACCGGCGGCTGGAGTCAACGCATAG
- a CDS encoding SMI1/KNR4 family protein, protein MPVEESWEKIEHWIAQHAPDEDLLPEPCAHEDLERLYERLGVRLPEDVERSLLRHNGSGRTTVTPPGFVLYDVEQIAREHINSLERRFGRDRHGAFDGNLIVPVGGLGDTQLVVNTRTGGMGHWGSRMPYYGLFEDPPPLWRSSFSSLLEYAGNALASSPPWIARDDGKWQATCVWPHIPGRLIWTDNVPEGLDEWGPRGDETPVEESWEKIERWLAQHAPQEDPLPEPCTRAGLEGLYERIGVRLPDDIERSLLRHDGSGLTDIIPPGFVLYGVEKIAEEHADSLEYRLEDDLYGPYDSRRIVPVGELGVTKLVVNTRTGRIGEWDIEDAGYRWFEGPLWRCLASVLDLVGNALASPPPWIARVSDDEVWEATDVDLDFPGTLVWTDEDGPDE, encoded by the coding sequence GTGCCCGTCGAGGAATCCTGGGAGAAGATCGAACACTGGATAGCCCAGCACGCCCCAGACGAGGACCTCCTCCCGGAGCCCTGCGCCCACGAAGACCTGGAGCGCCTGTATGAACGGCTCGGTGTGCGGCTGCCTGAGGACGTCGAACGCTCATTACTACGGCACAACGGCTCCGGGCGCACCACCGTTACCCCGCCGGGTTTTGTCCTGTATGACGTTGAGCAGATCGCGCGGGAGCACATCAACTCACTCGAGCGCAGGTTCGGAAGGGATCGACACGGGGCGTTCGACGGGAATCTGATTGTGCCGGTCGGTGGGCTGGGTGACACGCAGCTCGTGGTCAACACCAGGACAGGGGGCATGGGGCACTGGGGTAGCAGAATGCCGTACTACGGCCTGTTCGAGGACCCGCCGCCGCTGTGGCGATCCTCCTTCTCCAGTCTGCTGGAATACGCCGGGAACGCTCTCGCCTCGTCACCGCCCTGGATCGCGCGCGATGACGGAAAATGGCAGGCCACATGCGTGTGGCCGCACATCCCTGGACGGCTGATCTGGACCGACAACGTCCCCGAAGGCCTTGATGAGTGGGGACCCAGAGGCGACGAGACACCTGTTGAGGAGTCCTGGGAGAAGATCGAACGCTGGCTGGCCCAGCACGCTCCCCAAGAGGATCCGTTGCCGGAACCGTGTACGCGCGCCGGCTTGGAAGGCCTGTATGAGCGTATCGGGGTACGGCTGCCGGACGACATCGAGCGGTCGCTCCTACGCCATGACGGCTCGGGGCTGACCGACATCATTCCGCCCGGGTTCGTGTTGTACGGGGTTGAGAAGATCGCTGAGGAGCACGCCGACTCCCTTGAGTACCGGCTTGAGGACGACCTGTACGGTCCGTACGACAGCCGCCGGATCGTTCCCGTCGGAGAGCTGGGTGTGACCAAGCTCGTCGTGAACACACGGACGGGCCGCATCGGCGAATGGGACATCGAGGACGCTGGCTACCGATGGTTCGAAGGGCCGCTGTGGAGATGCCTTGCCAGCGTGCTGGATCTCGTGGGTAACGCTCTAGCCTCACCGCCCCCGTGGATCGCAAGGGTGTCCGACGACGAGGTATGGGAGGCCACAGACGTGGACCTCGACTTCCCAGGAACACTTGTCTGGACAGACGAGGACGGTCCGGACGAATAG
- a CDS encoding IS3 family transposase (programmed frameshift): MGLKHYPAEFKADAVALYRSRPGATIKSVAGDLGVNTETLRNWIRAADGRRPGAHSGPPPAARASDDGVQAELAAARKRIRELEEERDILRKAARYGRDGDALVNRFQSVADHQRRHGVKRLCDILGIARSSFYYWRRTAAARTARQAVEAGRAARICKVHQDSDRTYGAPRITAELRDQGEQINHKRVARIMRAIGLEGVRLRRRHRTTVADPATAKAPDLIGRDFTATEVNTKYVGDITYLPDSGSKPLYLATVIDLASRRLAGWAIADHMRTELVIDALAAAERTRGSLAGALMHTDHGSQYTSRASAEICRSAGGRQSMGTVGSSADNAAAESFNAAFKRETLQGRKGWSNEHEARLNAFRWLARYNTRRRHSRLGQRSPIAYENDCQPTATTLTQAA; this comes from the exons GTGGGGCTGAAGCATTACCCCGCTGAGTTCAAGGCGGACGCGGTCGCGTTGTACCGGTCTAGGCCGGGAGCGACGATCAAGTCGGTCGCTGGTGATCTCGGGGTGAACACCGAGACGCTGCGGAACTGGATCCGGGCCGCCGACGGGCGCCGGCCCGGCGCCCACTCCGGGCCGCCACCTGCTGCGCGGGCCAGCGATGATGGCGTTCAGGCGGAGCTGGCCGCGGCACGCAAGAGGATCCGTGAGCTGGAGGAAGAGCGCGACATTCTCCGCAAGGCGGCCCGGTATG GTCGCGACGGAGACGCGCTGGTGAACCGCTTCCAGTCCGTCGCTGACCACCAGCGTCGTCACGGCGTGAAGCGGCTCTGCGACATCCTGGGCATCGCCCGCTCGAGCTTCTACTACTGGCGCCGCACCGCGGCCGCACGGACGGCCCGGCAGGCCGTCGAGGCCGGGCGCGCGGCCCGGATATGCAAGGTCCACCAGGACTCCGACCGCACTTACGGAGCCCCCAGGATCACCGCCGAACTCCGCGATCAGGGCGAACAGATCAACCACAAGCGCGTCGCAAGGATCATGCGAGCCATCGGGCTCGAGGGTGTTCGTCTGCGCCGCCGGCACCGGACCACCGTCGCGGATCCGGCAACGGCGAAGGCACCGGATCTGATCGGCCGTGACTTCACCGCGACCGAGGTGAACACGAAGTACGTCGGCGACATCACGTATCTGCCGGACAGCGGCTCGAAGCCGCTCTATCTCGCGACCGTCATCGACCTTGCCTCACGCCGGCTGGCCGGATGGGCGATCGCCGACCACATGCGAACCGAGCTCGTCATCGACGCCCTGGCGGCAGCCGAGCGGACCCGCGGGAGCCTGGCCGGAGCGTTGATGCACACCGACCACGGCTCGCAATACACGAGCAGAGCCTCCGCTGAAATCTGCAGATCGGCAGGGGGCCGGCAGAGTATGGGCACGGTCGGCTCCAGCGCGGACAATGCCGCAGCGGAGAGCTTCAACGCCGCCTTCAAAAGGGAGACGCTTCAGGGCCGCAAAGGCTGGTCGAACGAGCATGAAGCGCGACTCAACGCCTTCCGCTGGCTGGCCCGGTACAACACCCGGCGTCGGCACTCCCGCCTCGGTCAGCGGTCTCCGATCGCCTACGAGAACGACTGCCAACCAACAGCAACTACCCTGACCCAAGCCGCATAG
- a CDS encoding AAA family ATPase yields MITAETPDCLIVTGMPGAGKSTVTRLVAERLPRSARLDGDFINRLIVSGRVWALGEPADEAARQVELCNRNLCMLANNFADAGFTPVIDWVIPERKQLDFFVSLLPARNVLFVVLAPGIQACRHRNTLRDPRERFDFDGYEDLDADMKRELGDAGWWFDTAALSPEESADRILREARYRAMVN; encoded by the coding sequence GTGATCACTGCTGAGACGCCGGACTGCCTGATCGTGACGGGGATGCCCGGGGCCGGGAAGTCGACGGTGACCAGGCTCGTCGCCGAGCGCCTGCCGCGCTCCGCCCGGCTCGACGGCGACTTCATCAACAGGCTGATCGTCAGCGGCCGTGTCTGGGCCCTTGGTGAACCGGCCGACGAGGCAGCGCGGCAGGTGGAGCTGTGCAACCGCAATCTATGCATGCTGGCGAACAACTTTGCCGACGCCGGCTTCACGCCCGTGATCGACTGGGTGATCCCCGAACGCAAGCAGTTGGACTTCTTCGTCTCGCTCCTTCCGGCCAGGAATGTTCTGTTCGTCGTCCTCGCACCGGGTATCCAAGCATGCCGACACCGCAACACTCTCCGTGATCCACGAGAACGGTTCGACTTCGACGGCTATGAAGATCTCGATGCCGACATGAAACGCGAACTCGGCGATGCCGGCTGGTGGTTCGACACCGCCGCCCTCTCTCCCGAGGAGAGCGCCGACCGCATCCTCCGCGAAGCTCGCTATCGCGCGATGGTGAACTGA
- a CDS encoding transposase family protein, whose product MLLSTREGDRRCTLRPFQRAMVALVYLRGHTTLAKITAGFGISESTAHANTRTVVDLLTARAPDLLKTLREHDPDFVLLDGTLAECDRVGDSRAGYSHRHRRHGVNVQVVTDPNGRLLWLSPALPGRTHDLTAARTHLIIRICERQGVPILADLAYQGGGTWLTTGIKRKPLQDLTPTERTLNQALAAARAPVERGVARLKSWRNFRRSRCSPHRMTSIAKAILTLERQRRRSSRIPGSARPSSTG is encoded by the coding sequence ATGCTGCTCAGCACCCGCGAGGGTGACCGGCGCTGCACGCTCCGCCCGTTCCAGCGCGCGATGGTGGCACTGGTGTACCTGCGCGGACACACCACCCTCGCGAAGATCACCGCCGGGTTCGGGATCAGCGAGTCCACCGCTCACGCCAACACCCGCACGGTCGTAGACCTGCTCACCGCTCGTGCCCCTGATCTGCTGAAGACGCTGCGCGAGCACGACCCCGACTTCGTCCTGCTCGACGGCACCCTCGCCGAGTGCGACCGGGTCGGCGACAGCCGGGCCGGCTACTCCCACAGACACCGGCGCCACGGCGTGAACGTGCAGGTCGTCACCGACCCCAACGGCCGGCTGCTGTGGCTCTCGCCCGCCCTGCCGGGCCGCACCCACGACCTGACCGCCGCCCGCACCCACCTGATCATCCGGATCTGCGAGCGCCAAGGCGTTCCCATCCTGGCCGATCTTGCCTACCAGGGCGGCGGCACATGGCTCACCACCGGCATCAAGCGCAAGCCCCTGCAGGATCTCACCCCTACCGAGAGGACTCTGAATCAGGCACTGGCCGCAGCGCGAGCACCCGTCGAACGCGGCGTCGCGAGGCTGAAGTCCTGGCGGAACTTCCGCAGGTCCCGATGCAGCCCCCATCGCATGACGTCAATCGCCAAGGCCATCCTCACGCTGGAGCGGCAACGCAGAAGAAGCTCACGGATCCCCGGCTCTGCACGGCCATCGTCGACCGGCTGA
- a CDS encoding SDR family NAD(P)-dependent oxidoreductase: MAGATGVLGGAITAELVGRGARPAPAGRDPHRLAAAARAHGTAPTTVFNAYDPASCARAVHTAAAEPGGLDAVVTVFGSVAFGSVEAVGDEVAERLMAVDFPAPAAFFRAALGVMGPGAALGVMGPGSLIAAVTGVVAQRPQPGMADYSASKAALSAWLAAVRRETRTAGVRVLGLRPGHLDTGFTDRPVTGSAPPLPAGTDVNTVVAAMVDAMARNAELLRTTADGSPTIERRAR; the protein is encoded by the coding sequence GTGGCCGGTGCGACCGGCGTTCTCGGTGGTGCGATCACCGCTGAGCTGGTCGGCCGGGGAGCGCGCCCTGCGCCGGCCGGACGCGACCCGCATCGTCTGGCCGCCGCCGCGAGGGCCCATGGCACGGCGCCGACCACGGTGTTCAACGCGTACGATCCGGCGTCCTGTGCGCGGGCCGTGCACACGGCGGCGGCCGAACCGGGTGGTCTCGACGCCGTCGTGACCGTGTTCGGATCGGTGGCCTTCGGCAGCGTCGAGGCGGTCGGTGACGAGGTGGCCGAGCGTCTGATGGCGGTCGACTTCCCCGCGCCCGCGGCGTTCTTCCGGGCCGCGCTGGGCGTCATGGGTCCCGGCGCCGCGCTGGGCGTCATGGGTCCCGGCTCGCTGATCGCGGCCGTCACCGGTGTCGTCGCGCAGCGCCCGCAACCGGGGATGGCCGACTACAGCGCTTCCAAGGCGGCCTTGAGCGCTTGGCTCGCCGCGGTGCGCCGAGAGACACGAACCGCGGGTGTCCGGGTGCTCGGACTCCGGCCCGGCCACCTGGACACCGGCTTCACCGACCGGCCCGTCACCGGCAGTGCCCCGCCGCTGCCCGCGGGCACCGACGTGAACACGGTCGTCGCAGCCATGGTGGACGCCATGGCCCGGAACGCGGAACTCCTGCGCACCACCGCGGACGGATCCCCCACCATCGAGCGGCGAGCCCGGTGA
- a CDS encoding lycopene cyclase family protein, which translates to MTRPTPRRPSDVRSDVVVVGAGAAGLSLAHRLAAVGSATVTVVEAPDGPLRPPERTWCFWETGTGDFEEAVSASWSRLRVHSADGSPVTVTPDPFRYRMLRSGAFERLVHARLAQSPGAQVVRATAGAVRDAGDGAEVDCALPGGGTLTLRAGLVFDSRPVPELPPARTRLLQHFRGWFVQTATERFDPAVADLMDFRVPQPRHGLAFGYVLPLAPDRALVEYTQFSRAPLSTDAYDAALAHYSREVLGLGAWTVEAAEQGVIPMTDGRFPRRVSPCVYRIGAAGGATRPATGYTFAAVQRQSRAIAESVRRGRVAVPPAHGRRALALDAVLLRALDTGRIDGPAFFAELFRRTPAERLLRFLDGATSPWEEWSIGLCSPVWPMLRTAAELPFLRGRQRTAPAPPPPPPGEESP; encoded by the coding sequence GTGACGCGCCCGACGCCCCGGCGCCCCTCCGACGTCAGGTCCGACGTGGTCGTCGTGGGCGCAGGCGCGGCCGGACTCAGCCTGGCGCACCGGCTGGCCGCCGTCGGCTCGGCCACGGTGACCGTCGTCGAGGCCCCCGACGGGCCGCTGCGACCGCCGGAGCGGACCTGGTGCTTCTGGGAGACGGGCACCGGCGACTTCGAGGAGGCGGTGAGCGCCTCCTGGTCCCGCCTGCGCGTGCACTCCGCCGACGGCAGCCCGGTGACCGTCACCCCCGACCCGTTCCGCTACCGCATGCTGCGGTCCGGGGCGTTCGAGCGGCTGGTGCACGCCCGCCTCGCCCAGTCCCCCGGCGCACAAGTGGTGCGGGCGACCGCGGGCGCGGTGCGTGACGCGGGCGACGGCGCCGAGGTCGACTGCGCCCTTCCCGGCGGCGGGACCCTGACGCTGCGGGCCGGCCTGGTCTTCGACTCCCGCCCCGTGCCCGAGCTCCCCCCTGCCCGGACACGCCTGCTGCAGCACTTCCGCGGCTGGTTCGTGCAGACCGCCACGGAGCGCTTCGACCCGGCAGTCGCGGACCTGATGGACTTCCGGGTCCCGCAGCCCCGGCACGGGCTCGCCTTCGGGTACGTGCTGCCGCTGGCCCCGGACCGGGCGCTCGTGGAGTACACCCAGTTCTCCCGCGCCCCCCTCAGCACGGACGCCTACGACGCGGCACTGGCCCACTACAGCCGTGAAGTCCTCGGGCTCGGCGCCTGGACCGTGGAAGCGGCGGAGCAGGGTGTCATCCCGATGACGGACGGGCGCTTCCCGCGCCGGGTGAGTCCTTGCGTCTACCGGATCGGGGCAGCGGGCGGCGCCACCCGGCCGGCGACGGGATACACGTTCGCGGCCGTGCAGCGGCAGAGCCGGGCCATCGCCGAGAGTGTGCGCCGCGGGCGCGTGGCCGTGCCTCCCGCTCACGGTCGGCGGGCCCTTGCGCTCGACGCGGTGCTGCTGCGGGCGCTGGACACCGGGCGGATCGACGGCCCCGCGTTCTTCGCCGAACTCTTCCGGCGCACCCCGGCCGAGCGTCTGCTGCGCTTCCTCGACGGTGCCACGAGCCCCTGGGAGGAGTGGAGCATCGGACTGTGCAGCCCCGTGTGGCCCATGCTGCGCACCGCGGCCGAACTCCCCTTCCTGCGCGGGCGACAGCGAACCGCCCCCGCTCCCCCTCCCCCTCCCCCCGGCGAAGAGAGCCCCTGA